The genome window GAAACCGCCTCTGCCATGACCCAGATGAACGCGACGGTGATCGAGGTGGCAAGAAGCGCGGGCGATGCCGCGAACCTCGCCGAGGAAGCGAGCGATACCGCCCAGAACGGGGCAAAGGCCGTCCGGCAGGTGGTGGAAAGCATTTCCCAGGTGGAAACATACGCCGGGCAGTTGAAAACCGGCATGCACAGCCTGGGGCAGCATGCGGACGGCATCGGTGACATTATCAGCATTATCAACGACATTGCGGACCAAACCAACCTGCTCGCGCTGAACGCGGCCATTGAGGCCGCCAGAGCGGGCGAAGCGGGCAGGGGGTTTGCCGTTGTCGCGGACGAAGTCCGGAAACTGGCGGAAAAAACCATGCAGGCAACGCAGGAGGTGAGCAAGGCCGTCACGGGCATCCAGCACGGCACGCACGGCAATATCCAGATGGTGGAGCAGGCGGCCATGGCCGTCGACGTGGCCAACGATCTGGCCGCCAAGGCGGGTGAGAGCCTGGCCAGCATCGTCCACCTGGTTCAGGATACGGCCGGGCAGATCCATTCCATTGCGGCGGCGTCGGAGGAGCAATCCGCCACCAGCGAGCAGATCAACCGCGCCTTGGAAGAGGTGAGCCGTATCTCGGATACCACGTCTTCCGCCATGAGCGAGGCAAGCGCCTCGGTTGCGAGCGTGGCGGGCCAGGCGCAGACGTTGCGGGGGATCATCGAGCGTTTGCAATAGTGCAATAACGGCGTTTATCCGGGAAAACAGGCGGTTGCTGTTTGACGGCGCCGCCCCGCGCGCGGACGCATATAAAGGGCCATCCTGGAGCGGGAGGCCCTTTTTTTGCGTGTCTCGCCGGCCGAGCGGCGATGCGTGAAAAGTATTGTTGCGGAATATATTTTCACCATTCGGCACATTTTTCCATTTCACGCTGCTGTTGCACCATTGCCGACTGATACACACGCTGCGGGATTTTTTTACCATTTGTTTGAATAATTTAACGCCATTACCGTTCCGTGCAGAAAAATATTTAATTGTAGTACTTACAATTAAATTATATTGACACAGGAAATAGGACCAATTACTGCTGTATGTAGTACAATTCTGCTTGGGGGCAGCATGTGGGACTTGAAGGTAATTGATACAAGTCGGCCATTGTATCTGGCTATTGCCGAAGCTCTGGAGCGGGATGTTCATGCAGGCATTGTAAAGCCGGGAGACATGCTGCCAACACACCGGGCACTGGCGAAGATCGTCGGCGTTACGGTAAGCACCATTACACGAGCATATTCCGTTGCTGAAAAACGCGGGCTGATAACAGCCATTGTGGGCAAAGGGACATTCGTGACCGCCGATGCCTGCGCCAGATCCTCCGTTATGGATATGGATCTGGAGCAGCTGCCCATTGAAATGGGCTTAACCAAGCCTCTCCATATGGGGGATTGCAGTTTCCGGGACGTCGTCTCCCAAGTGCTGGAAGAAGGCAAACTCCACAAATACATGCAGTATGCCGATCCGCAAGGGCTTGCGGAGCACAGGGACGTCGGCGTTGCCTGGCTTGGCCGCTTCGGCGTGCCGGCCAAGCGGGAAAACGTTCTGGTAACCGCCGGCGGCCAGCATGCGCTTTTCAGCACCCTGTATTCCCTGTTTCAGCCGGGCGACAGGATCGCCGTCGACGTGCTGACCTACCCCGGCGTGAAGGCCGCTGCCCGCCGTCTGGGGCTCCGGCTCGAGGGGGTTATCATGGATTCGGAGGGGATTGTCCCCGAAGAGCTGGAATCGTTGTGCAATCGCAGCGACATTAAGGGATTGTATGCCGTCGGAAGGTTGCAAGACCCCACAAACCGCATAATGTCCAACAAGCGCCGGGACGCGCTGGCCCGGATAATCCGCAAATACCGGCTGATCCTGGTCGAGAACGACGTCTACGGCTTTCTGAACGGGCAGGCGGATCGGACGCTGTCCGCCAGGGCGTCCGCCAACAGCGTCTATATCGCAAGTCTTTCCAAAGCCTTTTACGCCGGTCTCCGGATCGCCTTTGTCGCCGCTCCGGCCAGGTTGTACAACCGGATAGCGCAAGGCGTGATGGATAACGTGCTGTTCGCGTCGCCTTTTTGCGCGGCCATCGCGTGCCGGAGCATTCAGTGCGGTGTCGCGGATGCCATAATTGAACGAAAAATCGCCGAGCTTACCCGGCGGGTGTGCATTTTCCGTGAAAAGCTGGGGCATCACCGCCACACCTGCTCCGAGCAAAGCATGGCGGCCTGGCTGAAACTTCCCGACAGTTGGACGGGCAGCCAGTTTGAAACGGCCGCCGCGCAAAAAGGCATACGCGTCTATGCCGCGGAACGGTTCGCCGTTGGTCCCGTGGTGCCGCCGAATTATATCCGCGTCTCGTTGTCCGGGGCTCCGGACATGCAATCCTTTGATAACGGGCTCGATACGCTGGCTTCGCTGCTTGACCGTAAAAAAACGACGGCCGGCGCGGCCGGCTGAGATTTCCCTCTTCCCGCATGTGCCCGCAGGTGTGACTTTGCGGGCTTTTTTATGCGGGGGAAGGCAAAGCAAAGGGATCGTATTGTATTGTTATACAGACAATTTTGCTGTTGCAATGCATACAAAGAATGCTAGTATTCAACTGACAAAATTGTAATACTGCTTGTGTGATTTTGGCGTCATGGGCCGCACTGCCCGGGCGGCTGGCCGGAATGACGTCCGGTGGCGCACGGCGGGAGGAGAAAGGACGCGCGCCACGGGGCGGGGCGCATGGTGAACGGCGCTGCGCGTGGCGCAGCCGGGCGCCTTCTCCGGATACAAGGAATTTGCGTGTTGTGGTGTGGAATTGCGTTGGCGCGGCAGGGCTATGTTCCTTCCGGATCCCCTCCAACCCCGCTGTGCTGTTTATGACGTGAACATCACGCACGTAATACGGAGGAGCGGCCCTGATTTGAGCGCATCAGGGCCGCTCCTCCACCTTTTGGAATGCCGTTCTTCTTTTTTCTTGCGACGCTTGCTTTTTTTCCGCTACAGCAGCAGGTTCACGTACCCGCTTTCGCGTTTGAGGACGGTCACGAGAATATCAATCGCCTTTTTGAAGGTGGGAAAATCAGGCGGGCCCGTCATGACAAGGCGGACGCTGTTCGGGGGAACGATAGGGCCCACCGCGAATTTTTCCGCCGCGAACACGCGCACCCCGCTTTTTTCGGCGGCATGTTCAAATCCGCTGCCCGTCCAATATTCCGGAAGCTTCAGCCAGGCAAACATGCTGTTTGTGGCGCAGGTGGTTTCATACTCCTGCAACTTTTGCTTAAAGACGTGCGTCCGTTTCGTCAATTCCCGTGATTTGTTCCGGATAATCCTGTCACCCAGTCCGCTGGCGATACATTCGCAGGCGATCGCGGCGCACAGGGGCGAGACCATCCATATGGTGTCGGCTATTCCTTGCGATATCCGGCTGTAATAGCGCGAGGGAGCATGGATGAACGCTATCCGCAAACCGGCGTAAAACGCGGCTGAAACGCTGGCGATATAGATGCTGTTATGCGGCGCGAGGGAAGATAACGTGCGGTTTTTCCGGGTGTCCAAAAAATTGAAGGAGTCGTCTTCAACCAAAACCAGATCGTACTGCTTGATAATCCGGGCAAGCGCATGCCTGCGTTTGGCGGAGGCTTCCTCATGGCCGGGGAGTTGCAGGCTGCCGGAGGTATACAGCCCGCGTATCACGCCGGACTTGCAGGCCTCTTCCAGCTTTTCCGGGATCATCCCCTCGCCGTCCAGGGGGATGCCTTCGAGGATAAGCCCGGTACGGCGCGCGTATGATTTGAACACGGGGCTGGTCAACTGTTCCACGGCGATGCGGTCCCCGGCTTCGAAGACGGCATGGAATACGCTGGTCATGCTGTGTTGCGGCCCGGCGGAGATAAGGACGGTATCCGCCGAAGCCTTGATGCCGGCGCGGCCGATCCACCCGGCGCCGACTTCCCTGTGCTCGGGCAGCCCTTGGGGCGAGTGGAACCGCGTAAGCGTGGTCATGTCGTTTTTCTTCATGACCCGCTCAACAACCGGCGTGATATCGGGTTCTTCCCGGTACATGGGGCTTGCAACCCCCATCTCGATGGGGAGGTCGCCCGCGTTGCCCCCCGGCGCAGGCGGCACTGGAGCTCCACCCGCGACAAAGGTGCCCTTGCCGACAACGGCCGTTACCAGGCAGCGCTTTTCCGCTTCCGCATAGGCGCGCGTGATGGTAGTGACCGTGACGCCTATTTTTTTGGCCAGGTCTCTATGGGTGGGCAGCCTGTCGCCGGGGAGAACGTCGCCGTTCTCAATCGCTTTCTCGAGGGACTCCACAAGAGCTATATATAAGGGCCTTTGAGCGGGAGAATCTGCAATGTCCCACATGCTATCCTCGTTTAAATTGTATTGCGGACAATCTACAGTCTCTCTCTCGTATTTGTCAATATAAGTTGTTTTATGGGGTGCCATCATTGTTGTGGTATTGTAATGCAACGGCATATTTTGCGCGTTTGCACTGTTCCGTCGGCGGAAGAGCGGCTGAGGCGGCTGCGATACAACGTGAAGAATTAAAAGGGGCTTGCAGGCCGGGCCGTCTGCGCCGGCGTGACACACGGGACGTTTTCAAGCCCGGGCGGATGGTCGCCATGGCGGCATCTTGGCAAACCGCGATCTTGCGGGGGTATCGGCCAGCATGACAACAAAAACGCCCCTTGCGGGGCGTTTTTGCGTAACCGGCCCTCTGCGGCCAAACTGTATCAATCTTTTTATTCTTCTTCGGGCGCGGGGAAATAGCAGGAAGGGTCCTGGTATTCGACGGAGATAATCTCGTAGGAAAGCTTGCCGCGCGGGGCTTCAACGGTGATTTCGTCGCCTTCTCCCCGGCCGATGAGCGCCCGGCCTACCGGGGAAAACACGGAAATGCTGCCCTTGACGTAATCCGTTTCGTCCGGGCCGAGCACGGTGTATTTTTTTGTTTCGCCGCTTTCGATATCTTCCAGGGTCACAGTCGCGCCGTAGACCACGGTATCGGCAGAAACGGTCGCGAGATCCACCACGGTAAAGCGGGGCATGCGGGACTCTATGTAGGTGATTTTCGCTTCGAGCATTCCCTGGCGCTCGCGCGCGGCATGGTAACCGGCGTTTTCAGAAAGATCGCCTTCCTCGCGGGCTTCCTTGATGGCTTGGATAACCTCCGGCCGCGCCTTTTTCAGGCGGTCAAGTTCAGCTTTGACCAGGGCCAGACCCTGGACGGAAATGGGGATGTTTTCCATGATTCAATCCTCGAATTGCTATAATATGCCATTGAAGGCGTGAGTACAAAGGGGTTTTTATAAAAGTATCAGGGAGGGCGGCCTGTTCAGCCGTCCTCCCGTTCAACATAAAACGACCATAGCAGAGTTTTTACTCGTGCGCCAGCACTCTGTAGCTGACCGGTTCCGCACGGAGAAGATCCCTGTCGCGCAACGTTTTTATGGCATTTTCCACGGATTGAGCCTTTGCCAAGTGCGTCATGAAAACGAGCGGGACGATTTCTTCCTCTCCTTTCTGGATGGCCTGGGCGATGGACATGCCGTTCTCCGCGAGGATGCCGGCAACGTCGCGCAAAACCCCGGGCCTGTCCGGAACCATCAGGCGGAAGTAGTGCTTGCTTTCCGCCTGGGACGGGCAGAGCAGGTCCGCTTTTTGCGGCTCCTGGGCCACAAAACCGGTATTGTTGGGAACGGCTCCCCTGGCCACGGCCATGACGTCGGAAAGCACGGCGCTGCCCGTCGGGAGGTCGCCTGCGCCCCGGCCGTGCATGAACACCGTGCCCACGGCGTTGCCCTTGGCCCAGACGGCGTTGAAAGACCCGTCCACCTTGGCCAGCATGGATGATTCATGCACCAGGGTGGGGAACACGCCGGCCTCGATTTTGCCGTCCGCCAGGCGCGCCTGGCCGAGAAGCTTGATGCGGTAGCCGAGCTCCCTGGCAAAGCCGATATCCTCGGCGCCGACCTTGCTGATGCCCCGCACCGGCAGGGATTTGAACGGATATTCCGCGCCCCAGGCGAGCCGGATCAGCAGCACGAGCTTGTGCGCGGCGTCAAGCCCTTCGATGTCAAGGGTGGGGTCCGCTTCCGCGAAGCCCAGGCGTTGCGCGTCTTTCAGCGCGTCGGTGAAGCTCTGGCCCTTGGCGGTCATGGCCGAAAGGATGTAGTTGCAGGTGCCGTTCAATATGCCCGAGAGGGACAGAATCCGGTTGCCCGCGAGGCCCTCGCGCATGGCCTGCACGATGGGAATGCCCCCGCAGACCGAGGCTTCGTACCCGAGGTACAGGTTTTTTTCCCCGGCAATGCGGAAAAGATCCAGGCCGTCCTCAGCCAGCAGGGCCTTGTTGGCCGTCACCGCGTGTTTGCCGTTTTCCAGGCATTTGCGCAAGAATTTCGCGGCAATGCCTGTGCCGCCCATCAGTTCGATGCCCAGGTCTATCTCGGGATCGGTGCAAATGGTGTCAATGTCGTGCGACAGTACCGCGCCCTTGGGCAGGGGATGGGCCAGTTCGTTTTCGGATTCCTTGGCGACGACGGTTTTTATGACAATATCGCAGCCCGTGCGGCGGCGGATAAGCTCGCGGTTTTCCTCAAGGGCGCGGGCAAACCCCGTGCCTACCACGCCATACCCGGCAAGGCCGACGACAAGCGTTTTTTTATTCATTGCTTCCTCCGGAAAGCGCTCGTTTGATGCCTTTCACCGCCTGCTTGACCCGTTGCGGGTTCTCGATCAGGGCAAAGCGCACATGGTCGTCGCCGTAGGCGCCGAAGCCGAGGCCGGGAGAAACCGCCACATGGCCTTCACGCAGGAGGAGTTTGGAAAATTCCACGGAACCCAAATGCCTGAACGGTTCCGGGATCTGCGCCCAGACGAACATGGTTCCCTTGGGGGAGGGAATATCCCAGCCGATCCTCCCCAGGCTCTCAATGAGCGAGTCGCGCCGCTGGCGGTAAATGTCGCAGATTTCGCGCACGCAGTCGTCGGGCGCGTTCAGCGCGACCGTCGCGGCGATCTGGATGGGCTGGAAAATGCCGTAGTCCAGGTAACTCTTGATCCTGGTGAGCGCGTTGACCAGTTCGCGGTTGCCCACGCAGAAGCCCACGCGCCACCCGGCCATGGAATAGCTCTTGGACATGGAGAAAAATTCGACGCCCACATCCTTGGCGCCCGCCGCCTGCATGAAGCTCGGGGCCACGTGCCCGTCAAAGGCGAGGTCGGCGTACGCCATGTCGTGGATGACGTACATTTTGTGTTCTTTGGCGAAATCCACAACCTTCTGGAAAAACTCCAGGCTGGTAACCTCGGTCGTGGGGTTGTGCGGGTAGCTCAGCATCAGGAGCTTGGGCTGGGGCCAGGTCTGCCGCGTGGCCGCGAGCAGATCTTCGAAAAAGTCCCGGCCCCGCCCGATGGGAATGCGCCGCACGTCCGCCCCGGCGATGATCGCCGCGTAGGTATGGATGGGGTAGGTCGGGTCCGGCGTGAACACCACGTCGCCGGGGGAAAGCATGGCCAGAGCCAGGTGGGCGAGGCCTTCTTTCGCGCCCATGGTGACCACGGCTTCGGTATCGGGGTCGAGATACACGTCAAACCGGCGGCTGTACCAGTCGCAGATGGCCTTGCGCAGGTTGGGAATGCCGCGGGAGACGGAATACCGGTGGTTCACGGCTTTGGCCGAGGCTTCGACCAGTTTGTCCACGATGAACTGGGGGGTCGGCATGTCCGGGTTGCCCATGCCCATGTCCACAATGTCGACATTCTGGCGGCGAAGCTGCATTTTCAGATCGCCGACTACCGCGAATACATACGGGGGCAGGCGGTGCATGCGGGGAAATTCACTCATGAAAGGCTCCGGCTATATCACGGCCCCGTCTGCTCGGGAGACCGCTCTGGAAATTTGAAAGAAGGTACTATATATACGGATTGGCTCGGCTGTAAAGCATGTTTCTCATGGATTTTCCGGCACAAAGCGAGGCGGTGTGGGCATTCTTTTTCTTATCGGACCAAGGGGCAGCGGCAAAACGCTGATGGCGTCAATATTGGCGCAAAAGCACGGTTGCCGCACCTGCGACACGGACGCGCTGATCCGGGAAAAAACGGGCAAAAGCGTGGCGGATATCGTGGCGGAGGGCGGTTGGCCCGCGTTCCGCGCGCTGGAAAAGGCCGCTCTTGCCGAAGCTGTCGCGCGGATGCGCGAGGGAGGCGGCCCGGCCGTCATCGCGACCGGCGGCGGCATTGTGCTCGACCCGGAAAACCGGGAACGCATGCGGGCGGAAGGCGTTGTGGCCTATCTTGCCGCGCCGCCGAACGTGCTGGCGCGGCGGCTTCCGCCGCCGCAAAACGATCCGTCGCGCCCCTCCCTCACCAATTTGCCGCCGGAGCAGGAAATCGCCAGGGTATTGCAGGAGCGCGAGCCGCTCTACCGCGCCGCGGCCCACCACGTTGTGGATGCGGCCAGGCCGCCGGAAAGCGTGGCGGCAATCCTGCGCGGGCACATCATGGCCCACGCCACGGTCCACGCCAAGGGCGGGCGCGACCAGGGGGCGGTATGAGCGGCAATACCTTCGGCAGAATATTCAGGCTGACGACGTATGGCGAGTCCCACGGGCCGGGACTCGGCGGCATTGTGGACGGCTGCCCTCCCGGCATTCCTCTGGACGAAGCCCAACTCCAGGCGGAGCTGGACAAGCGCAGACCGGGGCAGGCCAACGCGGCCAGCACGCCGCGCAAGGAACCGGATGCGGTGACGCTCCTTTCCGGCGTGTTCGAGGGAAAAACCACGGGTACGCCCATCGCCTTTCACGTTGCCAACACCAGCCAGCACAGCGCCGATTACGACGACTTGCGCGGCGTGTACCGGCCCGGGCATGCCGATTATACCTTTGACGCCAAATTCGGCATCCGCGACCATCGCGGCGGCGGGCGTTCCTCGGGGCGGGAGACCGTTGCCAGGGTCGCGGGCGGCGCCATCGCCCAGGCGCTGCTCGCGCGGGAGGGCATCGCGCTGTATGGGTGCGCGGCGTCCTTCGGCGGCATTGCCGCGCCCCTTACCGATATCGCCGGGGCGGAACGCCGCGCCTTTTTCGCGCCGGATGACGGCATCGTCCCTCAATGGGAGGAGGCGGTGCGGGATGCCAGAGCACAGGGCGACACCCTTGGCGGCCTTGTACGCATTGAAGCGCACGGCGTCCCCGCCGGGCTCGGCGAGCCGGTGTTCGACAAGCTGGATGCCCTGTTCGCCCACGCCCTGATGAGCGTGGGCGCGGTAAAGGGCGTGAGCGTCGGCGACGGGTTCGCCGCGGCGGACGCGACCGGCTCCGCCAACAACGATCCCATGGCGCCGGACGGGTTCGCGTCCAACCACGCGGGCGGCATTCTCGGCGGCATCAGCACGGGCCAGCCTATCGTGCTGACCGCCTCCGTCAAACCCATCGCGTCCATCGGGCTGGAGCAGCAAACGGTCAACACGGCGGGTGAAGCGGTGACGATCCGGGTGGGCGGCAGGCACGATCTTTCGGCCATCCCGCGCATCGTGCCGGTTTTGAAGGCCATGGCCGCGCTGGTGCTGGCGGATGCGCTGCTGTTGCAAAAACGCATGCTGTAGAAAACTCGGGAGGACATATGAAACTGCTCGCCATCAACGGAAGCCCGCGCAAAACCAGAAACACGGGTAGTCTGCTTGAAAAGGCCGTGGAAGGGGCCACAGCGGCCGGGGCTGACGCCGAACTCCTACACCTGCGCGACCTCGGCGCGTATAAAGGGTGCATCAGCTGTTTTCACTGTAAGGATCCAAAAGGCTCGCACTACGGGCGATGCGCGGTGAACGATCCGTTGACCCCTTTGCTGGACGCGGCCCATGCCGCCGACGTGCTCGTGCTCGGCTCCCCGGTTTATTTTCATGCGGAAACCGGCCTCATGCGAAATTGCATGGAGCGGCTGTGGTTCCAGTACCATCTGTATTCCAAGGTGAAGGGGCCGTTGTCGCCCCGGAAAAAGGCCACGGCCCTGGTCTACACCATGAACGTTCCCGAATTTGCCATCGCGCCTCGTGGCTATGACAGGATGATGGGCGCGGCCAAACTGGTCATGGAAAAGTTGTTCGGCTCCTGTGAGTTGTTTGTGTGCACCGATACGCGGCAGTTCAAGGATTACTCCAAGTACGACACGGACTATTTCGACGTGGAGGCCAAGCTCAAGCGGCACGCCGAGGTGTTTCCGCAAGACCTGGAGCGGGCGTTCGCCATGGGACGGCGATTGGTGGGGTAGCGCGCTACCATGAGCGCAGCGGCAGTTCTTCCCCGAGGTCAAGGCCCGCTTCGGTGACGCGTATTCTGTGCGGGTGGCTTTCCACGCCGGTTTGCCGCACTTCGTGGTACAGCGCGGCGTAGACCGGGTCGATATAGTCCGCCGGGCCGAAGCAATGTCCGTCCGGGCGCTGGACGCAGTAAAAAAACGCGCCGCGCTCTCCGGAGCGGACAATGGCGGCCATTTCCCGTAAATGCTTGTGGGCGCGTTCGCTCACCGCATCCGGGAAGGCGGCGGCATCGTCTTCCACCAGGGTCACGTTTTTGCATTCGACCCAGAGCGGGGGCAGGCCCGGCCCGGTGAGGCGGGCGTCAAGGCGGCTTGCGCCGCACCTGGCCTCCGGCTGAAAATGCGTATAGCCTCTGGCCCAGGGGAGAAGACCGGCCTTCCAGGCGGCGAAAAGCAGCCGGTTGGGGGTAAGGGTGTTGACGCCTACCCAGGCGGGCGCCGCCGCCGCGCCGGGCAAACCGATGCACTCCAAGGTGTAGGGGAGTTTGCGGTCCGGGTTGGCCGCCGGGGAGAGCAGGGCGGGAAGGCCCGGCCGCGTCAGCCCGAGCATGCTGCCCGAGTTGTTGGTGTGGGCCAGG of uncultured delta proteobacterium contains these proteins:
- a CDS encoding Transcriptional regulator, GntR family with aminotransferase domain-containing protein; the protein is MWDLKVIDTSRPLYLAIAEALERDVHAGIVKPGDMLPTHRALAKIVGVTVSTITRAYSVAEKRGLITAIVGKGTFVTADACARSSVMDMDLEQLPIEMGLTKPLHMGDCSFRDVVSQVLEEGKLHKYMQYADPQGLAEHRDVGVAWLGRFGVPAKRENVLVTAGGQHALFSTLYSLFQPGDRIAVDVLTYPGVKAAARRLGLRLEGVIMDSEGIVPEELESLCNRSDIKGLYAVGRLQDPTNRIMSNKRRDALARIIRKYRLILVENDVYGFLNGQADRTLSARASANSVYIASLSKAFYAGLRIAFVAAPARLYNRIAQGVMDNVLFASPFCAAIACRSIQCGVADAIIERKIAELTRRVCIFREKLGHHRHTCSEQSMAAWLKLPDSWTGSQFETAAAQKGIRVYAAERFAVGPVVPPNYIRVSLSGAPDMQSFDNGLDTLASLLDRKKTTAGAAG
- a CDS encoding hypothetical protein (Evidence 5 : No homology to any previously reported sequences): MYPEKAPGCATRSAVHHAPRPVARVLSPPAVRHRTSFRPAARAVRPMTPKSHKQYYNFVS
- a CDS encoding putative Uncharacterized HTH-type transcriptional regulator YdeF (Evidence 3 : Function proposed based on presence of conserved amino acid motif, structural feature or limited homology), with translation MWDIADSPAQRPLYIALVESLEKAIENGDVLPGDRLPTHRDLAKKIGVTVTTITRAYAEAEKRCLVTAVVGKGTFVAGGAPVPPAPGGNAGDLPIEMGVASPMYREEPDITPVVERVMKKNDMTTLTRFHSPQGLPEHREVGAGWIGRAGIKASADTVLISAGPQHSMTSVFHAVFEAGDRIAVEQLTSPVFKSYARRTGLILEGIPLDGEGMIPEKLEEACKSGVIRGLYTSGSLQLPGHEEASAKRRHALARIIKQYDLVLVEDDSFNFLDTRKNRTLSSLAPHNSIYIASVSAAFYAGLRIAFIHAPSRYYSRISQGIADTIWMVSPLCAAIACECIASGLGDRIIRNKSRELTKRTHVFKQKLQEYETTCATNSMFAWLKLPEYWTGSGFEHAAEKSGVRVFAAEKFAVGPIVPPNSVRLVMTGPPDFPTFKKAIDILVTVLKRESGYVNLLL
- the greA gene encoding Transcription elongation factor GreA, whose amino-acid sequence is MENIPISVQGLALVKAELDRLKKARPEVIQAIKEAREEGDLSENAGYHAARERQGMLEAKITYIESRMPRFTVVDLATVSADTVVYGATVTLEDIESGETKKYTVLGPDETDYVKGSISVFSPVGRALIGRGEGDEITVEAPRGKLSYEIISVEYQDPSCYFPAPEEE
- the hom gene encoding Homoserine dehydrogenase; translation: MNKKTLVVGLAGYGVVGTGFARALEENRELIRRRTGCDIVIKTVVAKESENELAHPLPKGAVLSHDIDTICTDPEIDLGIELMGGTGIAAKFLRKCLENGKHAVTANKALLAEDGLDLFRIAGEKNLYLGYEASVCGGIPIVQAMREGLAGNRILSLSGILNGTCNYILSAMTAKGQSFTDALKDAQRLGFAEADPTLDIEGLDAAHKLVLLIRLAWGAEYPFKSLPVRGISKVGAEDIGFARELGYRIKLLGQARLADGKIEAGVFPTLVHESSMLAKVDGSFNAVWAKGNAVGTVFMHGRGAGDLPTGSAVLSDVMAVARGAVPNNTGFVAQEPQKADLLCPSQAESKHYFRLMVPDRPGVLRDVAGILAENGMSIAQAIQKGEEEIVPLVFMTHLAKAQSVENAIKTLRDRDLLRAEPVSYRVLAHE
- the yfdZ gene encoding putative aminotransferase, PLP-dependent (Evidence 3 : Function proposed based on presence of conserved amino acid motif, structural feature or limited homology; Product type pe : putative enzyme), producing MSEFPRMHRLPPYVFAVVGDLKMQLRRQNVDIVDMGMGNPDMPTPQFIVDKLVEASAKAVNHRYSVSRGIPNLRKAICDWYSRRFDVYLDPDTEAVVTMGAKEGLAHLALAMLSPGDVVFTPDPTYPIHTYAAIIAGADVRRIPIGRGRDFFEDLLAATRQTWPQPKLLMLSYPHNPTTEVTSLEFFQKVVDFAKEHKMYVIHDMAYADLAFDGHVAPSFMQAAGAKDVGVEFFSMSKSYSMAGWRVGFCVGNRELVNALTRIKSYLDYGIFQPIQIAATVALNAPDDCVREICDIYRQRRDSLIESLGRIGWDIPSPKGTMFVWAQIPEPFRHLGSVEFSKLLLREGHVAVSPGLGFGAYGDDHVRFALIENPQRVKQAVKGIKRALSGGSNE
- the aroK gene encoding Shikimate kinase, whose product is MGILFLIGPRGSGKTLMASILAQKHGCRTCDTDALIREKTGKSVADIVAEGGWPAFRALEKAALAEAVARMREGGGPAVIATGGGIVLDPENRERMRAEGVVAYLAAPPNVLARRLPPPQNDPSRPSLTNLPPEQEIARVLQEREPLYRAAAHHVVDAARPPESVAAILRGHIMAHATVHAKGGRDQGAV
- the aroC gene encoding chorismate synthase (Evidence 2a : Function of homologous gene experimentally demonstrated in an other organism; PubMedId : 2182772, 2969724; Product type e : enzyme) translates to MSGNTFGRIFRLTTYGESHGPGLGGIVDGCPPGIPLDEAQLQAELDKRRPGQANAASTPRKEPDAVTLLSGVFEGKTTGTPIAFHVANTSQHSADYDDLRGVYRPGHADYTFDAKFGIRDHRGGGRSSGRETVARVAGGAIAQALLAREGIALYGCAASFGGIAAPLTDIAGAERRAFFAPDDGIVPQWEEAVRDARAQGDTLGGLVRIEAHGVPAGLGEPVFDKLDALFAHALMSVGAVKGVSVGDGFAAADATGSANNDPMAPDGFASNHAGGILGGISTGQPIVLTASVKPIASIGLEQQTVNTAGEAVTIRVGGRHDLSAIPRIVPVLKAMAALVLADALLLQKRML
- a CDS encoding NADPH-dependent FMN reductase — translated: MKLLAINGSPRKTRNTGSLLEKAVEGATAAGADAELLHLRDLGAYKGCISCFHCKDPKGSHYGRCAVNDPLTPLLDAAHAADVLVLGSPVYFHAETGLMRNCMERLWFQYHLYSKVKGPLSPRKKATALVYTMNVPEFAIAPRGYDRMMGAAKLVMEKLFGSCELFVCTDTRQFKDYSKYDTDYFDVEAKLKRHAEVFPQDLERAFAMGRRLVG
- the sfsA gene encoding Sugar fermentation stimulation protein homolog, giving the protein MNTPLLPFPPGCRKAVFLRRFKRFFVECRDGDAAFLAHTNNSGSMLGLTRPGLPALLSPAANPDRKLPYTLECIGLPGAAAAPAWVGVNTLTPNRLLFAAWKAGLLPWARGYTHFQPEARCGASRLDARLTGPGLPPLWVECKNVTLVEDDAAAFPDAVSERAHKHLREMAAIVRSGERGAFFYCVQRPDGHCFGPADYIDPVYAALYHEVRQTGVESHPHRIRVTEAGLDLGEELPLRSW